A genomic segment from Malaclemys terrapin pileata isolate rMalTer1 chromosome 1, rMalTer1.hap1, whole genome shotgun sequence encodes:
- the XNDC1N gene encoding protein XNDC1N: MAPVKINHVVSFTSQDPRYPVENLLRDDGIHPWLSCPQDRSRQLKVELQLERASPIGYIDVGNCGCAFLQVDVGRSSWPLDQPYVTLVPSATLMTPADSKLDRNRSGVRMFKEGDFLAAALGEKWDRVRITCSQPFNKQVQFGLSFIHIRTPLDPDHSQATPVPPQTGLEPAASPWLASPAFRRTFFPEMQPSKGEEEELKSRLQLLEPSCGPHPRSPTCLSRTARMVLSAAQSRSRTLQPGPSATSLAAERSGSSRGQQGEDPAVNRPVQDVHDAPPLRRVRVKPSRRRRSQGTAGRSMPRPGTQGGRARSRGGRPGKLDDGGEAGGEMGTCPICAGCFSTDLLPVHASTCGEDGSLPDTAWPSPPREDPRREEPPEAWVPCPICEFRFSTAEVERHASTCGEQAGTLETPHSWLWVE; the protein is encoded by the exons ATGGCTCCAGTTAAAATCAACCATGTGGTGTCCTTCACCTCTCAG GACCCCAGGTATCCAGTAGAGAATCTGCTGCGCGACGATGGCATTCACCCTTGGCTGAGCTGCCCCCAGGATCGGAGCAGGCAGCTGaaagtggagctgcagctggaacGGGCTAGTCCTATTGGCTACATAGACGTAG GGAACTGCGGCTGTGCCTTCCTCCAGGTGGATGTGGGGCGCTCCTCCTGGCCGCTGGACCAGCCCTATGTTACCCTGGTGCCCAGCGCTACGCTGATGACGCCGGCTGACTCAAAGCTGGACAGGAACCGCTCCGGGGTCCGGATGTTTAAAGAGG GGGATTTCCTGGCGGCGGCACTGGGCGAGAAGTGGGATCGCGTGAGGATCACCTGCAGCCAGCCCTTCAACAAGCAGGTCCAATTTGGCCTCTCCTTCATCCACATCCGCACCCCGTTGGACCCCGATCACAGCCAGGCGACTCCAGTTCCGCCCCAG acGGGTCTcgagcctgcagccagcccctggctCGCCAGTCCCGCCTTTCGCAGGACGTTTTTCCCGGAGATGCAGCC GagcaagggggaggaggaggaactgaaGAGCCgactgcagctgctggagcccagcTGTGGGCCTCATCCCCGCAGCCCGACCTGTCTCAGCCGGACAGCCAGGATGGTGCTGTCAGCGGCCCAGTCGCGCAGCCGCACTCTCCAGCCGGGCCCCAGTGCCACCTCTTTGGCCGCTGAGAGATCGGGGAGCAGCCGGGGACAGCAGGGTGAAGATCCAGCCGTGAACC GCCCTGTGCAGGATGTCCATGACGCTCCACCCCTGAGGAGGGTCCGGGTGAAGCCAAGCAGGAGACGAAGATCACAAGGCACCGCAGGGAG GTCAATGCCCAGGCCTGGTACCCAGGGAGGAAGAGCCAGGAgccggggaggaaggcctggcaAGCTGGATGATGGTGGAGAGGCAGGCGGGGAGATGGGCACATGCCCCATCTGTGCAG GCTGCTTCAGCACAGATCTCCTTCCCGTTCACGCCTCCACCTGTGGGGAAGATGGCTCCCTTCCAGACACCGCCTGGCCATCCCCGCCACGGGAAGATCCCCGGCGCGAGGAGCCCCCCGAGGCTTGGGTGCCATGCCCCATCTGTGAGTTCCGGTTCAGCACAGCAGAGGTGGAGAGGCATGCCAGCACCTGTGGGGAGCAGGCAGGAACCCTGGAGACCCCCCACTCctggctgtgggtggaatag